The following proteins are encoded in a genomic region of Streptomyces sp. NBC_01723:
- a CDS encoding PIG-L deacetylase family protein, producing the protein MIGFGAGPLDRIVAVGAHCDDIAIGAGGTLLTLCLARPGVRVDALVLSGGGGEREQEELAALDAFCPGADLRLTVLKLPDGRMPAHWEEAKAAVEELRERTEPDLVLAPRTDDAHQDHRGLAELMTTAFRDHLVLRYEIAKWDGDLGRPVAYQPLTPEIAERKVRLLQEHYPSQRHRPWYDREAFLGLARIRGIECHARYAEAFAVTKLTLNLGG; encoded by the coding sequence GTGATCGGGTTCGGGGCGGGCCCCCTGGACCGGATCGTGGCGGTGGGCGCGCACTGCGACGACATCGCCATCGGTGCCGGCGGCACCCTGCTCACGCTGTGCCTCGCGCGGCCGGGTGTCCGCGTCGACGCGCTGGTGCTGTCCGGCGGTGGCGGTGAGCGGGAGCAGGAGGAACTGGCCGCGCTCGACGCCTTCTGCCCGGGCGCCGATCTGCGGCTGACCGTGCTCAAGCTGCCGGACGGCCGGATGCCCGCGCACTGGGAGGAGGCCAAGGCCGCGGTCGAGGAGCTGCGCGAGCGGACCGAACCGGATCTCGTGCTGGCGCCGCGTACCGACGACGCGCACCAGGACCACCGCGGCCTGGCGGAGCTGATGACCACGGCGTTCCGCGACCACCTCGTGCTCCGCTACGAGATCGCGAAGTGGGACGGCGATCTCGGGCGTCCGGTGGCCTACCAGCCGCTGACGCCGGAGATCGCGGAGCGGAAGGTGAGGCTGCTCCAGGAGCACTACCCCTCGCAGCGCCACCGGCCCTGGTACGACCGTGAGGCCTTCCTCGGTCTCGCCCGAATCCGCGGCATCGAATGCCACGCGCGCTACGCCGAGGCGTTCGCCGTCACCAAACTCACTCTCAACCTGGGGGGTTGA